One Cryptomeria japonica chromosome 9, Sugi_1.0, whole genome shotgun sequence genomic window carries:
- the LOC131858301 gene encoding uncharacterized protein LOC131858301, whose amino-acid sequence MGINGPSRYILCQEQEETVDHLLLHYKFSSHYWWHFTRKLRIFGPFPSRLDEWFLQWPKSKGKAIFVDLLYILPSLLIWEIWKERNHRIFQGKEMSLTSLCGKIENHLIELLNEVAQSKSLNKNVYMDWDWKIKLALPNLLIPPLFCKGPLMDQVNPRLGVKWEVPEPGWFKVNFDGASAGNPGQSGIGCILRNSNGICIKEISKKIGVATNNEAKFRVALRGLQLGMELGVQRVHLEGDSLNVVNVVHCNNTPSWLLN is encoded by the coding sequence ATGGGCATTAATGGACCCAGTAGATACATTTTATGTCAAGAGCAAGAAGAGACTGTAGATCATCTACTTCTCCACTACAAGTTCTCCAGTCACTATTGGTGGCATTTCACAAGAAAATTGAGAATCTTTGGCCCCTTTCCATCAAGGTTGGATGAGTGGTTTCTGCAATGGCCTAAATCAAAAGGAAAGGCTATATTTGTTGATTTACTTTATATTTTACCATCtcttctgatttgggaaatttggaaagaaaggaatcataGAATTTTCCAGGGTAAAGAGATGAGCTTAACGTCTctatgtgggaaaattgagaaccatctGATTGAGCTCCTAAATGAGGTTgctcaatccaaatcattaaatAAAAATGTATATATGGACTGGGATTGGAAGATTAAGCTGGCACTTCCAAATCTTCTCATTCCACCACTTTTTTGCAAGGGACCCCTGATGGATCAGGTCAATCCAAGATTGGGTGTTAAATGGGAAGTGCCAGAGCCTGGGTGGtttaaggtaaactttgatggtgcttctgcagGAAACCCGGGTCAAAGTGGTATTGGGTGTATATTGAGGAACTCCAATGGTatttgtataaaagaaatctctaAAAAGATTGGAGTTGCCACTAACAACGAAGCTAAATTCAGAGTGGCTTTAAGAGGACTGCAGCTAGGGATGGAGCTTGGGGTGCAAAGAGTTcatctggagggagactcactaaatgTGGTTAATGTGGTCCATTGTAACAACACCCCTAGTTGGCTTCTTAACTAG